The DNA region CACTTCCAATAACACCTTGCTCTATACCATCCGCATCAACCTGCTTTCGTTTCTCTGGATAATTactaaaaaatcaaaatatttagattGCGATAATAAgcattaaaaagaagaaaaatataaggtTTTACATTCACACTTACTATTtccaaagacagagagaaccATCTCCACCTCCGGTTGCAAATATTTCTCGATTTTGTGGTAAATGCTTGACCATCCATATCGTTGATTTGTGTGCCTGAATAAGTCAggcaaataattaattatatttcattttactcttgaaaaatattttcttaccttttctACTAGATAAGCATAACCTTTCTTTGGATGCTGCGTtttcaaatcgaataaataaaatttagccTCAAGAGTAGTTGCGACTAATTTGTTCATAGGAATATCCTTCCTATCATATTCAATGCCGCAAACACCATTCTTGAGATTACTCTCCCATCTAAGAGACATAGCTTTTAAATCAAACATTTTGATATCTCCGTTGTCATAACCAGCTGCAACAGTTCTTTCTTCAGAGTTGTAAGAATTACCGAAGGCAACTGTCCAACAATCTCTAcgactctctccttctttagGTTCCATTACAGCTACCGGTCGACTTTTTTGTCTTGGATCCCATACTTTAACGCTACCATCGCGTGATCCTGTTACTAACTCAGGTGCTCCGCAACCAATGCTGTGACCAGCTACGCCAGAAACAGCATTTATAATATCCTCGTGAGCATTAGCCGTATAAAGCGGTATTGAAGGATCTTCGagattgtatatattaagtttaccctgaaataataattaatgaaataacttgaaatttttaaatatataaataaattatacaaaaccaacgaatatataatctgtatatatgtctgAATCATGATTCAGAAATAGTGgaacaatttttaaaactCACGTGTTATTACAATGAGCTAGCAGTTCTATCAGATGTACCTTGAAATCACCAACTGCTAAGTGTCTGTCTCGTAAACTCGAAGCGTTAAACGTTCCACATTTAACTGGATTTGAGCGTTCAATATCCTTAATATGTTTTAATTCACCACTTGATACttcataaatttgtataatgcCGGTACCACGAGGTCGAGAGCCCATAACCACAAACTTTGCACTACACGGAATCCATTTGGTgtcaaataaagaataatcgaCGGATTTTTCAATATGACAAATTATTTGTGGTTTTGATAATTTCTCCATAGCTTAATTTGTAACTTTATCTTTTGGTTATAGCTACGCCAAGTTGACAGTTCGTCTAAGAATTACAGTATCGATATAAACAAGACTAAACGCCATCTGTTGTCTGCGTTACGAATTAACGTAGTTTCTCTCCTTTAATACACAAgcattaaaaagtatttgatACTTATTaagttacaaataaaattaaataaagtattaaagagtttgtattgttaaaaaatataaaaagttttaaatattatcttatctgttacatagagatataaattttccaattttataactagaattttcattatccTATTACTAATGTATGCGACGTGTACATGtacataaatcaatatatcAGCCAATAATTCATTTCTGAAAGCAACAATTCTTCATTAATATGAAACTATATAGAATtgaattcatttattcatcaaattaaattcattcttcTGTATCTGTATTATTTTCCATCTCCTCTTGAATTTCTACAATACCTGGTGATTCcaatttcttcttaaatttttGTACATAATTCAACAATCGTTTATCGAACTTATTTACCTAAAtgacatataaataaaattaattttataattttatcacgaaaaacaagaaatatcacaacacattttttctaataaatattttacaaattgttataatataattaaagctTACCATTAACAAAACTTTCTCAATACCATCTTTTAAATCCTCTTGTGATAAATTGTCGTCTATTTGTATATCTAAATCCTTCAAACATTTAATGAGTACATCTTTGTCAATTTTACTATCTGAATTTAGAATTTCAGCCAGAATTGCAAAGGCCAGATTATTATGTACACAATATGTGTTTATGCTTTCAGATTCTTTACCTCTATTTCTAgttaaattcaaaataaaagcAGCTACATTGTAAGGATTAATTTCTTGAAGAGGACTGATCTCTGGTGCATCACATATGATCTTTAAAACTGGAAAGAATGCTTCTTCGAGCATTTCTTGATTAAAAGGTACATATAATATGAATTGATCAAAAAAACTGCTGATACATTGGCAAAGATAAGTGTCATCATTATTTGCTggattataatacataattattatccgAGCTAACAAATTAGAACTACTTATACGacgatttatcaataatttgcAAAGTCCTTCAGTTGCAATAGTTCTCAAATCTTGAttctgtaataatattaagaaaacttattatatttcattatgcGATGagtaatacaattttaataaatgatataaaactaaacatagtataaaaaatatatagtatgaaATAATACTGACCGCATTATCCATTAATCCTattagaattttcattatatcagGATTTTGTGCTTGATTATCGGATGGTTGTCTGTAATCAgtaatatcttcttcttccattcgATTGAACAACTTTACAGgtttattagttttatttaatatactattattGTCACTACTTTTTGAGATATCAAAAAATTCAAGTCCGTAACGTAACAGAAGATCAAAAAGAGCTTTTAAGGTAACAATccatatttcttgtttttcttgttccaATGAAAATTGTAACAAAAATGTCAAAATATGTGTTTTAGCTAATTCCTTATCTAATATGCAAAATATTCCCAAAGCTTCTAGAGCTAATATATGAACTCTGTCATCTGGATGCTAAacataaatatgttattaataaaagaaataacagaaaatgatttaaagtACATTTGTACAGAATAAAGAACTTACATCCAAACTTGAAAGTGCTACATTTAGAAGGCATCTAAGAGTAGgcattaatgtttttattgatttaactCTCATCATAGCACACAAGATAGTAAGACATTTAATCATTGTTTCAGAatcgcttttctcttcttcaataTCATCGTCAACAATAACCATATTAGCTTCTGATggttcatttaatttcatcaattcttgatttactttatttatttcttcctttcgattttcagctttcaaatattctttattttgtatagcttgatattcttcttccttaagTTCTAGTAATTGTACTCGTAATCTGGCTTTCTAAGAAACAGAAACATCAAtgcaatgataattaataaactaaatgtaaaaaataaatataactacATACTTGCATGTTATTTCGATGTTCTTGTTCCGCAGATATTTCTTGTATAACTTGTGTAGGAACTCTTACTGGAGTTCTGATTTTACTAATTGTATTTGATAAAAGATCTAATCTTGTATTTACATCAGGTATCACATTCTCAAGATGATATACTATGcattcaattatttctttagagTAATAATTATCGCTCAATAgcatatttaatatcaagTCATTTAAATTGTTTCTTCCTGCTTCGTCTGATAAAtcatacattttaattatctcaagaagttgaagaagaataaattggTGTGTTTGTTTTTCCCACATTTCATATgttttagaaaatatcattattaaaaactcATTAATGTATGCTGAAAAACTTGATAATTCAGGTAAAATTCTTTCCAATGCATCTAAGGAAGATAGATTATGAAGATGTTTAGCTACACATCTCCAGTACAAGCAATTTTCGcttgttaatttattaattggtATAAGTTTTGTAGTTTCGTCAATTGGTATTTGATTGATTACTTCATCTATCTCAGCGTTTCTgtcaaaacaaataaaatataattcatcgaTAAGTAAgtattcataattaatttcaaacttatattaaaattttattttttgaagtaaatattgatataatttataccaattattaaatacttacTTGAAGAGTACGTTTAACGCTAAAATAGATACGTTACTTCCGATTTCTGCATCCAATGCTTTAatcaaatctatatatattccattaaAATAACGCAGCCATATTGGCAATAGTACTCTTTCTACACATTTGCGTACACTCTCAGCTCTATCTTTGAGTCCTTCGTTTAACAATTGGTTCCTTTGTTTGATTGTTAACGATCTTACCGTAATTTTACTGATAAAATCATAAGCCATTTTTCGTACTATATCACTGACATCTCTAATTCTTTTCAAAGCGGCATGTAatgttttttgatttttgGCCATACAACTTAATACCGCTTTACGAACTTCAACTTTTGGATCTTtggataaatgaaatatatacatttttattacaggACAATTTTCATCCGACGGATCTTGAAGCCTATGTAAAGCAAAAATAGCTTGGGCTCTAACTTTATGCGATTTATCTAATAATCGATCCATCATATTGACAGTAATTTTGTCGCAAAGTGCATCATCAATGAAAGCATTTTCGCCCATTGaatttaataacatatttaaaaaatggcATATGCGAAATCTAACAGAAGGATCTTTTGCATCGTGATgttttaatacaaattcaaataatttttcaagaaatggAGACATAGGTTCGCATAGTTCGCTGTTAGAAGACGCATAAGAGCTAACGGCATACTTAGCAGCAAATTGAAGAGTATTGTCAATGGATATATGATTTTGACTCATACTAAGAGGAATCTTCAAACAGGAGATGAATTCCTCCAAAAATGACTCTAGATCATactaaaacgagaaaaatatattaactcTTACATAAAAATGctattcatttaataaaaatagaatattatttaatcgttacTTACTTGTTGATTGATAtttgttaatctttttatataccgTTTATGGCaggttttattaatttgaacattataaaaaatatcattcattatttctctAAGTTTCGTActcatatttgaaaattatttaacaaaatatcttcttaaaataaaaacatattacaACCGCcaaatacttttaaatatactGCCAACTATCTCAAATAAATATCAGTtggtttatttaatatttaatttttttaataactgtaattatttttttcacggCACTCTTAtcatagtaaaaaataaaaatttttaattacatgaattaatcaaaagaaatatcttgataatttttatagattttacaGAATTGTAAGATCACTTAATATTACATCGAAGAATACTTCGTTCCGTGATGTTATTATTGTGTTAAGTTACAGAGATCTTGTACCAACagtaaaaatcaaattaactGTATATAactctataaaatataatttgattaaaacaatccaaactattttatttattaaaatttttgtcttttttaaacgtttaaattaaaatatatcaagagctattgttaatgaaatttaattactatCCTTTTTTTGTATGCATGTTCTAACGACGTagtgatttttaatttttcataagttTTCATAAAAGAACTGCGGAAATGATAGACAGCGCCAACTACAACGAAGAATTTGTTTCACGTAGTAATTCACAAGGTTGAAACTCTTGTATTGTAAGATCTATGGTTATTACTGAGTgagaattttgtattatatcgtATGAAGGAGAGGAACGTTTGTAACATGTTTGACATATGGCACAAGAGATTTTATATCCTTTCGAATAAACTTAAAACATGAAACagatcttatttaaaaataaatacttgtGCAATAGCATTTAAGGTAgttatattgtaattttatattaaattatcatacGAACAACTTATTCGTTAAAAGTAACCTAGAATAGAAacatcgaataatttcatttttgctttattaaattgtatgtttagaataatttgtttcaatagatatttatatcttaacttgaataaataatgtaacatgatctaatacaatttatatgaGCTGTCCAAGAAAGTTTTTGAGTTGTAGACAGcgtgataattaatttaataaagcatcgattttgtaaattttaggaagttgtatttataaaaatatataaaagatgaaGTTAATCTCAAAAAATGTTGACAAGGATGGGAAGGGGTaagcaatttatatttatgtattatcatGTTTTACTTTTCATGGTTATGATATTTCTACTTtgctattatatattgtttttagaAGAGTAGGTCTTGTACCAGAGAATACTGAAGATATGTGGCAtgcttataatataatagcaGAAGGAGATTTTGTCACTTGTTCGACCTTTAggtaagaattattaattttataatatatatatatatatatatatatatatatatatataaaactatatatatgtatatatgtatatattaaaatttatatatacgtattaacaaaattacttcaataatattcatatttttattttatttctatcatcTTTAGAAAAGTACAAATGGAATCATCAACGGGAAGTTCTAGCAGTTATAAAGTAAGAACCACTCTTACAATATGCGTTGAAGGCGTTGATTTTGATACTCAAGCTTGTGTCCTTAGACTCAAAGGTAGAAACgtagtagaaaataaatatgttaaggtatttatatttttaaatattacagttAACTTAACGTGTGCAACATTTATGGTAGATGGAATAATAGGATGTTTTTATAGACTGGACAATATCATACTTTGGATGTGGAGCAAAATCGAAAATTTACTATTACTAAAGAGAAATGGGATTCGATTACATTAGAAAGGGTGGATACTGCTTGCGATCCTACAcaggtatataataaatgttataaaatattataatatgatattatatcgtaatataatgcaacagtataatataatattctcttcTCAGAAAGCAGATGTTGCTGCTGTGGTAATGCAAGAAGGCATCGCACACATTTGTTTGATAACATCCAATATGACAATAGTACGTGCAAAAATAGATCAAGTTATACCTAGGAAACGAAAAGGGAATGTTTCACAGCATGAAAAAGTAATACTTTTAAGTAAAACaccaattttattaatacacgattcaatttaaatgaaaaaaaaaaaaaaaaaaaaaaaagaaagaaaaactgataaaaaaaattgaaacttgCTAGGGTCTGATGAAATTTTATGAGAGCATTTTACAAGGCATTTTAAGACATATTAATTTTGACATTGTAAAATGTGTTATCTTGGCCAGTCCTGGGTTTGTCAAAGATCAATTTATGGATTACATGGTTCAGCAGGCAATTAAATCTGATAACAAAacgattttagaaaataaaagcaaatttttattaatacattcaAGTTCCGGCTTCAAACATTCATTGAAAGgtaatgttttaatatatgtatttatatatacatataatagataataaaattaaatcttttcgtaatactattatttatgatttcatTAGAGGTTTTGGCCGATCCTGCCGTAGTATCTCGAATTTCTGATACTAAGGCAGCAAGTGAAGTGAAAGCtttagaaacattttattcgatattacaaATAGATCCTGCCAGAGCTTTCTATGGTAAAAAACACATCGAGAAAGCTAATGAGGCTCAAGCAGTAGAAACATTACTTATAtcagataaattatttaggtaaagtattttaataatatgttatttaggtatatttaaataatatatataaatatatttatgtttcgTAGATGTCAGGATATTGCACTAAGGAAAGAGTATGTTGCAATAGTAGAAAACGTCAAAGAATATAATGGggatgttaaaatattttcaagtttACACGTTTCTGGTGAACGTATGTATGATGATATTATaaggaatatattaattataaactttgtatataaaatacgtatagaCAGCGGTTAATAATAGTTACGTCGCATCAATTCATAATTTAATACTATTTGCAGAATTAGATCAACTTACTGGGATTGCAGCTATATTACGTTTTCCCATGCCAGAATTAGAAGATGAAAGTGATGGTGACGAGTCAGAAGAAGATGATTAATTAAGttctcgatatatacatatataattctgTACATACTTGTGCTATACATggttaaaaatatcatattaataataaaactgaaGAAGATTCATTATTAATCTAGTTATTATTCCTATCTTTGCATGACTTTAAATAgatgcaaaataatataatttttacgataattatatacgtTTCATTGGAAACTTCACGTTTGGACGCTTTTTgacgaaattaaatttctacgaaaaaatgcaaatttttTAGTTTcgttaaagtaaatattaaatataaagatgttatatctgaaaaaaaaaaaatcttttcgtatGTATTACACGTACATTCTTTTGATTcctcgatttttttatttgatatggTAATACTATTTTGCATAATCGTGAACAGGAGATAAGATATTTCACCTTTTACACATGATGGGTACATTATCACGGAGCATGGAggaattaattcaaataattcgtttcatttatagTTCTAAAGTCCAAGATTATACATGTATTCTATAAcgtataatattgaataaaatttctggAATACAATTAGTTTTTCTTTGACTTAGATATTCTACAATAGTTACGGCTATCAAGGTTATGGGATATATCATATCCGTTTTGAAATtgctaaaaaagaagaaaaaaaggcaaaaaaagaTCATGGGGAATTTTATAggagatattataatatggtACGTTTAATTTACACTATATTCattcttcaaatatattaaaaaagtttgtctttaaaatttgttataagtTATTTATAGTTAAAGTTTTCATTATAAACTGGTAGttgcattataaatattaatacaagtTTTTATTTGGTAGCATATTGCTACTATTTTCAGTGAGTATTGTTTTTGGAACTACagagattataaaatatcttacaaaCAGTAGCGAAGAGTTACTGCAACTGAATTCATATAACTGGATTCTTCGATTGTGTTTCAACCTATTAGGCTATGCTACAATTTTATTGCCAGGTTAtctaatatacaaatatgtacaATACAGTAAATATATTCAGAGAAGTggtaagtaaaataaattattttattaatttgtatatcgTACGATAACTTTATTacgttatattctttttatctatatatagacaAAAGCTGTATTCCAAGATTAGTTCACTCATGTTTCTTGGGACATAGTGAAACAGGTCTTTTAGACACATCTTCTTACACACCAACGTCTACCAGTCAACGTACGTTTACTCAGGATTTTATGCTACTTACCTATTGCTTCCTTGGATTGCAAATTAGTTACTTGACATGGGGTTATCTacaagagaaaataatgacaCAGGtacttaaatttatttactattatgtaatattcatGTACATTATAAAGTAAAACATTATATTCTATAGGTTTATGAAGATAGCTCTGGTAATCAGGATCGTTTTGAAGATTCGCAATTTctagtatttataaatagaatacTTGCATTTTTTATGTCTGCATTATATCTTCTTATTCAAAAACAACCACAACATAAAGCACCgctttataaatatgtattttgttcATTATCAAACATTATGAGCAGTTGGTGTCAATACGAAGCTCTTAAATATGTTAGTTTTCCTACCCAGGTAAATAtagttttttcaataaaattataaaaatatatttgatatcatTATTCCATAAAaacttgtattatttataatggaaTTAGTAAGTCAAAGATATATGTTTTAGGTTTTAGCAAAGGCCTCTAAAATAATTCCTGTTATGATAAtgggaaaaattatttcacacACAACATacgaatattatgaatatgtTACAGCAATACTTATTTCTATTGGAATGACAATGTTTATGTTGAATAGTTCTGATTATAAAAATGgtaattaaatatagatttattaatatcattcgaTAGAGACATAATAtgctattaatatttatgcaatttctaataaaacttctgttttatttttagatggAGCTACCACTATTTCTGGTATTATACTTTTAGGAAGTTACTTACTATTAGACAGTTTTACAAGTACCTGGCAAAATGCACTTTTTGTAGAATACGGTACAACTAGTATACAAATGATGTGCGCGGTAAATATGTTTTCATGTTTATTGACTGTCACATCTCTTATACAACAATCAAGTTTTCCTTTCATATATTCGTTTATGAAAAAGGTAAGTAACAAATTCTacaaagtaattttattaaattctatctATTAATGTGAATGAATTGATTAGTATCCTAGGTTTATAATGGATTGTTTACTTATTTCCATTTGTTCTGCAAGTggacaattatatattttttatacaatttcgaAATTTGGGCCTATCACTTTTGTAATAATGATGACTATACGACAGGTAAAAATGgattaattcaaaattataattattgtttatacaatttatattaaaaatatttatttctaggGATTGGCTATATTACTGTCGTGTTTAATATATCAtcatgaaattaaaatgattggTATATTAGGTATACTTCTTGTATTTGGTTCAGTATTCCTTCGAATTCATTGTAATAATGTAACTCGAGCGATAAAAAGACGCAGAACCGCAGTGAATTCtgtaaaaaattagattattttaGTTACTATTATGTAGAATCTCATAtgatttaatctcttttttcttgtgtgTGTGCCTGATTTCTAACAATACATTATTTTAGATACTTACGCATTGTACGATATTAATTAGACACCtgtatcattataaaatttttataatcccTATTTCCTGTTAGATTTAATAACTTgtacacatttttatatagatgttTAAAAACgcttaaaaatgtatataatattttttatttcaattaactAACCTGCAGTTTTAACatagagattattattttatatgtttaatgTACAAAATATTAGTTATCACAATAATAAGAAAGGCACATTAccgtgttatttatttaaaaaatatttattttaatataagtatatatacatagaaacttatgtaaatgtttcattgaaaataacattagaaataatttgcaTCAAGATATTGTAACTGTACTTTTCatattcatgaaaattttaattacgtcGAAAGATAAATACACGTACATGTGGCAGTAGTTTTGAgttttttcattgttattatcactgaagaattaaaatagatCTTTAATAGTTTTACTACAATAGGTCTTACAttgtcgaaagaaatttttaacaatatgtATTTAGATTCATGagtaaaagagatattaacataaaaacaatatttagttaattttctttttctatagaagATAACTTTATttcagtaaaaaatattatcatgatgtttataaatttgataatgtTCTGAAGACAAGGaactataatatatcaatgttATCACAAtcaaactatattatatataaatacataatgaCTTTTCATACTagtttttgttgttatttctaaatattgtatataattgtaaaatttatgttaataattactttgaatagacacaatattattttacactaTATTAgcattttacataaaaatatataagtaaaacaTCAATAATaccattataaatatattaatatatccaGAAAGGTAGTATTTAGAATAAAACAATActgtatttttgaaatattttctgtagTCAAGTGAGAAATgcagtttttattaatactacctttggtatctttttttttgtaatcttatataaaaataatttatatactatctgtattgttaattgttttatctataaaaaagccttttaataataagaatgtaACAATATGAAAGATTGTTTATAGAAATCTTTGTGTATAACTATATGGAGCAAaggatttaatttaatctataGCAAATCATTGACACTAAAAGTGTTTTGTTAAACACAATTTTGTTCTGTTTTAAGAAATATGTGGTTATTTAAAACTGAATATTCAAGAAGAAGTAATATGGAAGTAAGTGCAAAATATGATAAAGTTTTTTTGACGTGCAACATGCTAATATTTCAAAACCAATATCGGATCAACACGGATCATTCTTTAGGAGATGGAGGACGATAAATTGCTATAAGGTACATGATCGAGATAATAAGCTCCAATGCTAAAATGACTAATTGTATGCTACAAAGGATCACTTCTAATTTAAGCACATAATTCTGccaaaataagaaatataaagttgCTAAAGAGCTAGGAAACGTTAAGAAAATCCCAATGAGAATGGGTAGGCCACGTTCTGTtaaatttcctttccttcctagATAGATTCTGGCACCCTCCGTCGCTATAAGGAAGAATAAGAGCGCAAACTCTGTTAGTGTAGTACTCGTGCCTGGAGATGGCAAATTAGCAGCCTTGAAGAGTCCCATGCCCAACTCGCACACAGCAAACATACCAAAGTAAAAGGAATTCAAGTACATAAGAATTTCATATGTCAAGGAAGAATTCACTACTGTAGGCATTCTAAGGAGTTTTCCTTGGTAGGGATACCCGAATGATCGTTTTACGAGGTATCAatcttcgttcatttattttatgttttattgcAGTAGAAAGGTCGTGTGGTTAAGAATAACTTGTCACTTTCTCTGCATCCTGAACGTGTACCTTTAAAACtagaaattgattaatttctctttatatcgaGAATTATCGAACCGTAAggttttgtaatttttctagttttctttttattaatcactTGAGGGATCGCGAAAATAAGTAATAACACGTTACATTTGTATAACTTTATGTACaccccttttttatttctcgcgtCTAGCGCTGCTTTATTTTTAACCGTTAAACCTCGCATACAATATTGCCATAATCGTGGAAAGAAACATTATTCAGACATCTACataatatctacataaatacaaatttttttattttttataaaccgttcaataaataaataacaaggGTGAGATTAATCGTGATATTTTGTTAAACGTACACACAACAGTTTTGTATTCATTTTTGACGATTATTCAAGTAAAATATCACATAAAATCCctagattaaatattttctcatagAATATCAATAATCGTACCTTATCTAAAACGAtgttaacgataaataataataagatcagcacttatttcatttgtatatttttctttttccttttctttttttttttaattatcaggACACGTCGGAATGTAAGGCTcagaacgaataatttttaacgataccAAGCTATAACGGAAACGACCAATTACATTCGTCCTTTTTACGAAAAACTGTCATATTAAACGTATGTCACGTcgagaatttataatttacatttagaATATCACGGATGTTAAgaaacgttcgataaaatttttctgcttttcagaatacgattttttaatcgaagataTAGAAACATTGACGTACAATTATTCCTCTGTTTATTG from Vespula pensylvanica isolate Volc-1 chromosome 12, ASM1446617v1, whole genome shotgun sequence includes:
- the LOC122633400 gene encoding dynein axonemal assembly factor 10, which codes for MEKLSKPQIICHIEKSVDYSLFDTKWIPCSAKFVVMGSRPRGTGIIQIYEVSSGELKHIKDIERSNPVKCGTFNASSLRDRHLAVGDFKGKLNIYNLEDPSIPLYTANAHEDIINAVSGVAGHSIGCGAPELVTGSRDGSVKVWDPRQKSRPVAVMEPKEGESRRDCWTVAFGNSYNSEERTVAAGYDNGDIKMFDLKAMSLRWESNLKNGVCGIEYDRKDIPMNKLVATTLEAKFYLFDLKTQHPKKGYAYLVEKAHKSTIWMVKHLPQNREIFATGGGDGSLCLWKYNYPEKRKQVDADGIEQGVIGSVSLLQNNSLSTQPISALDWSPDKQGLAVCTSFDQCLRVIITTKLNLV
- the LOC122633342 gene encoding adenosine 3'-phospho 5'-phosphosulfate transporter 1, with amino-acid sequence MGYIISVLKLLKKKKKRQKKIMGNFIGDIIICILLLFSVSIVFGTTEIIKYLTNSSEELLQLNSYNWILRLCFNLLGYATILLPGYLIYKYVQYSKYIQRSDKSCIPRLVHSCFLGHSETGLLDTSSYTPTSTSQRTFTQDFMLLTYCFLGLQISYLTWGYLQEKIMTQVYEDSSGNQDRFEDSQFLVFINRILAFFMSALYLLIQKQPQHKAPLYKYVFCSLSNIMSSWCQYEALKYVSFPTQVLAKASKIIPVMIMGKIISHTTYEYYEYVTAILISIGMTMFMLNSSDYKNDGATTISGIILLGSYLLLDSFTSTWQNALFVEYGTTSIQMMCAVNMFSCLLTVTSLIQQSSFPFIYSFMKKYPRFIMDCLLISICSASGQLYIFYTISKFGPITFVIMMTIRQGLAILLSCLIYHHEIKMIGILGILLVFGSVFLRIHCNNVTRAIKRRRTAVNSVKN
- the LOC122633343 gene encoding protein pelota, with the protein product MKLISKNVDKDGKGRVGLVPENTEDMWHAYNIIAEGDFVTCSTFRKVQMESSTGSSSSYKVRTTLTICVEGVDFDTQACVLRLKGRNVVENKYVKTGQYHTLDVEQNRKFTITKEKWDSITLERVDTACDPTQKADVAAVVMQEGIAHICLITSNMTIVRAKIDQVIPRKRKGNVSQHEKGLMKFYESILQGILRHINFDIVKCVILASPGFVKDQFMDYMVQQAIKSDNKTILENKSKFLLIHSSSGFKHSLKEVLADPAVVSRISDTKAASEVKALETFYSILQIDPARAFYGKKHIEKANEAQAVETLLISDKLFRCQDIALRKEYVAIVENVKEYNGDVKIFSSLHVSGEQLDQLTGIAAILRFPMPELEDESDGDESEEDD
- the LOC122633398 gene encoding condensin complex subunit 3, coding for MSTKLREIMNDIFYNVQINKTCHKRYIKRLTNINQQYDLESFLEEFISCLKIPLSMSQNHISIDNTLQFAAKYAVSSYASSNSELCEPMSPFLEKLFEFVLKHHDAKDPSVRFRICHFLNMLLNSMGENAFIDDALCDKITVNMMDRLLDKSHKVRAQAIFALHRLQDPSDENCPVIKMYIFHLSKDPKVEVRKAVLSCMAKNQKTLHAALKRIRDVSDIVRKMAYDFISKITVRSLTIKQRNQLLNEGLKDRAESVRKCVERVLLPIWLRYFNGIYIDLIKALDAEIGSNVSILALNVLFKNAEIDEVINQIPIDETTKLIPINKLTSENCLYWRCVAKHLHNLSSLDALERILPELSSFSAYINEFLIMIFSKTYEMWEKQTHQFILLQLLEIIKMYDLSDEAGRNNLNDLILNMLLSDNYYSKEIIECIVYHLENVIPDVNTRLDLLSNTISKIRTPVRVPTQVIQEISAEQEHRNNMQKARLRVQLLELKEEEYQAIQNKEYLKAENRKEEINKVNQELMKLNEPSEANMVIVDDDIEEEKSDSETMIKCLTILCAMMRVKSIKTLMPTLRCLLNVALSSLDHPDDRVHILALEALGIFCILDKELAKTHILTFLLQFSLEQEKQEIWIVTLKALFDLLLRYGLEFFDISKSSDNNSILNKTNKPVKLFNRMEEEDITDYRQPSDNQAQNPDIMKILIGLMDNANQDLRTIATEGLCKLLINRRISSSNLLARIIIMYYNPANNDDTYLCQCISSFFDQFILYVPFNQEMLEEAFFPVLKIICDAPEISPLQEINPYNVAAFILNLTRNRGKESESINTYCVHNNLAFAILAEILNSDSKIDKDVLIKCLKDLDIQIDDNLSQEDLKDGIEKVLLMVNKFDKRLLNYVQKFKKKLESPGIVEIQEEMENNTDTEE